The Chitinophaga caeni genome segment CGGCTTGGAATTGAACTTCGATGACCTGGATAACGATGTAAAGAGTTACTTCTACACCTTGGTACTTTGCAACCAGGATTGGACACCGGCTCAAATCAGCCCGATTGAATATTTGAAGGGTTTTTCAGAAGTGCCGATCAGGGATTATAAATTTTCCAGCATCGCCTTTCAACGTTATACGCATTATGCCGTAAGCATACCGAACCGGAACTGCATGCCGAAACGATCAGGGAATTACCTGTTAAAAGTTTACCTGGATAGCGATACATCGAAACTCGCATTTACGCGCAGGCTTTTCGTGCTTGATAATAAGGCAACTATCAGCGGCTATATCTCGCAGCCGGTAAATCCCAAATTCTTCAATACCCACCAGAAAGTAAATTTCGCGGTAAATACTCAAACGCTGAATGTCAATAATCCCTTTGAACAGGTTAAAGTCGTGATCCTTCAAAATAACCGTTGGGATAATGCTATCAAGAATATTAAACCGATGTTCCTGAAAGGAACGGTAATAGAATATAATGCTGAAAACGATTGCCTGTTTCCCGGAACGAAGGAATGGCGCTGGGTTGATTTGAGAAGCTTCAGGTTGCAAACCGAAAGGGTGCAGAAATCGGATTACAGGAGAAACGGGACGGATATTTGGGTAGTACCCGACCAGGAGCGTTCAGGTACCCGGTATTTTTACCTGAAAGATATTAACGGTCAATATTTCCCGGGAACCTTGGATAATACAGATCCTAATTATGAAGGGGATTATGCGGCGGTTCATTTTACCTATGCAGCGGAGCAGCCTTATGCCGGGTTTAATATGTATATCTATGGGGAGATGACTAACTACGAATATAACGACCAGTTCAAAATGCGTTATAACACTGCAAAGGGCGTTTATGAAACCACGTTAATCCTGAAGCAAGGCTATTACAATTATATGTATGGCTTGGTAGATCAGTTTAATAATCAAGGATTGCAAATGGATCTTACGGAAGGAGATTCTTGGGAAACGGAAAATAATTACACGATACTGGTTTATTACAGGGCCTTAGGTGGCCGTGCTGATGAATTGGTGGGTAGGTTGGTGCTGAATAGCATTATCGATAGAAGGTAATATCATATTTATAGAATAAAAAAACACATCCCCGGAGTTGCTTGAGAAATCCTAGGGATGTGTTGAAATTTATGGCAATTCTTAGTCAATCGAAGGGTCTACCTGCGTTACCGTTTTTCCAAGTTTGACGATGTTGGCGGCGCCCCGCTTAATAATGATGCGGGTACCCCGGTCGTAAGTGAAATAACGGTACATCCAGTTAATAAATACAACCAACTTGTTCCTGAAACCGATCAACTTCAATAAATGCACCACCATCCAAGCTAGCCAAGCGAGGTAGCCTGTTAATTGGATACCTGAAAACTCGGTTACGGCACGGTTTCTCCCAATGGTGGCCATGCTTCCCAGGTCTTTGTATTTGAAAGGCTTCATGGGTTTATTGCGGAAGAAATTGAGCAAGTTATTTCCAAGGTTTTTCCCTTGTTGCAAAGCCACCTGGGCTACCATGGGATATCCTTTCGGGAACCTCGGATCATTGGTTAATTGCGCGATATCACCGATAGCATAAACATTTTTCAAACCTTGGATAAGTTGAAATTCATCTACTACGATGCGGCCGTTCGGCAATAATGAGTCCCCGGGTAATCCTTTTAACGGGAAGCCCTTTACGCCCGCGGACCAAATCAAGGATTGTGTTTTGATCGTATTACCATCGCTGAGGGTTAAAGTGCTCCCGTCGTAATCTTTCACGGCAACATTCGTCATTACTTTAACGCCCAGTTTTTCAAGATCTTCTTTGGTGCGGTTGGAGAGTTTATCTGAGAAACCGTTTAATAATCTCGGCCCGGCTTCGATTAGGAAAACATTCATCAGGTGGATCGGCAATTCAGGGTAGTCCCTCGGCAAGATATATTTCTTCAATTCAGCGAAGGCTCCGGCCAATTCTACTCCCGTTGGGCCACCACCAACCATAACGAAATTTAGCTTGGGACTAATTTCCTCATCTTTTTCCAGCAATAGGCTTTCTTCGAATTGTTTCAATACGTAATTACGGATCTGGATCGCTTCGATCAGGGATTTCATGCCGATGGCATTTTCCGCTACCTGTTTATTCCCAAAGAAATTAGTATTAGATCCAGAAGCAATTACGAGGTAATCATAATGGATGTCCCCGATACCTGTTTCCAGGATATTATTTACCGTATCGACGGCCCGTACTTCGGCCATCCTGAAATGCACGTTCTTATATTTATGGAACATGCCGCGCAAGGGGAAAGCGATACTTTCAGGCTCCAGCCCGGCCGTGGCTACCTGGTATAGCAGGGGTTGAAATAAATGATAATTATTCCTATCTAATAAGATCACCTGTACCGGCGCCTTCCTGAGAGCTTTGACGATTGATATTCCTGCAAAACCACCTCCCACGACAACGATGCGGGGAAGGGTAGTGTCCGGAATGTTGGGTTGTATCATTACGCTAAGTTTTTAATCCTCTTATGAAATAACAGTGATTTAGGCGTTCGAACATCCATGATACCTGCTCTATATACCGCGACAAATGTTATGCCACGGCTATTTATTACAAAGTTACAAAACTTTCAGAAAAAAATGAAAGTTTTGAAAATTAAAAAAATGCTGCCAGTTTTAGGGAATAGTTCCCTTAATGACTAACAGCATTTTATGAAAAAGGTTATTGGCTTATTGTAGCGCTATAAATAGTCCTGCCGCGATTAAAGCGCCGATGATCGGCCCTACGATCGGTACCCAGGAGTAGCTCCAGTCACTATCACGTTTGTTTTTTATAGGTAGCAGGAAATGCGCGATCCTGGGGCCTAAATCCCTGGCAGGGTTAATCGCATAGCCCGTGGGGCCACCTAATGAAAGACCGATAGCCAGCACGAGGAAGGCAACCGGGAATGCTTCCAATGCCCCGAGCCCTACACCGGGTTTCACGATATACAGTACACCGAGAATCAAGATAAAAGTCCCGATCACTTCCGTTAATACGTTGAATTTATAATTCCTTATAGCGGGTGCGGTGCAGAAGATACCCAGCTTGGCGTTAGCATCATCGGTTTCATCGAAATGTTGCCTGTAAGCAAGGTAAACGACCACGGCTCCCACGATAGCGCCCAGTACCTGTGCTAAAATATAGATGGGCACCTGCTGCCATTCAAATTGTGTGGTAGCCGCCAGGGCTATCGTTACAGCCGGGTTTAAATGCGCCCCGCTGTATTGACCCGTTACAAATACGCCGACATATACAGCCATGGCCCAACCGAAGGTAATGACGATCCAACCGCTGTTTTGACCTTTTGATTTATTTAATAATACGTTGGCTACTACGCCATCGCCCAAAATAATGAGAATGGCAGTACCGATAAATTCAGATAAGAAAGGAGACATACGTGAAATTTAATTGAGTTGGAATAGGTGTTTTATTTAGAATCGGTTTCCGTCCAAGCTTGGGCTGCGTGTATGGCCCTTTTCCAACCTTTCACGTAAGGTGCCCTTTGCTCATCGGTCATAGCTGGTTCGAACTCCTGGTCAACGAGCCACTGTTTTTTCAAGCTATCTATATCTTTCCAGTATCCAACCGCTAAGCCTGCAAGGTACGCGGCGCCTAATGCGGTTGTTTCAACGATTTTCGGGCGTATCACCTTGGAATTCAACATATCTGCCTGGAATTGCATCAGGTAGTTGTTGGCTGTAGCGCCGCCATCAACGCGGAGTTCTTTTAACTTGATGCCGGCATCAGATTGCATGGCATTCAATACATCCATCGTTTGGTAGGCAATGCTATCGAGCGCGGCTTTCGCAATATGTGCAGCCGATGAACCCCGGGTTAATCCCACGATGGTACCGCGGGCATCCTGGTTCCAATAGGGTGCACCCAATCCGGCGAAAGCCGGCACCAGGTAAACGCCATCCGTATTTTCAACGGTGGCTGCCAATTTTTCAACTTCAGCGGAGTGGCGGATCACGCCGAGCCCATCTCTCAACCACTGCACGATGGCGCCGCCGATAAAGATGCTGCCTTCCAAAGCATACTGTGTTTTACCATTGATCTGCCAAGCGATGGTGCTCAACAGGTTATTTTGTGAATCGGTAATTTTTTCGCCGGTATTTAGCATCATGAAACATCCCGTGCCATAGGTATTTTTTACCATTCCCGGTTCCAGGCACATCTGCCCGAATAAGGCGGCTTGCTGGTCCCCGGCAATTCCTGCTATCGGGATATTATATGGAGTGATGGTTGCCACTGTATGCCCGTATAATTCGCTGGACGATTTCACTCGTGGCAACATTGAAGCCGGGATATCCATCAGCTCTAATAATTCTTCATCCCATTTCAAATCGTGGATATTATACAACATTGTGCGGGAAGCATTACTCACATCGGTGATATGATGCTCACCGCGGGTAAAGTTCCAAACAAGCCAACTGTCGACCGTACCGAAGGCTAATTCATTATTTTCGGCTCTTTGCCTGGCGCCTTCCACGTTGTCGAGTATCCATTTTACCTTGGTCGCGGAAAAATAAGCGTCGAGAATCAGGCCGGTTTTGGCCTTGATCTTTTCACTCCAGCCTTCTTTTTTCAGTTGATTGCAAAATTCTGAAGTCCGCCTATCTTGCCAAACGATCGCGTTGTGTATTGGTTTCCCGGTCTTTTTATCCCAAACGATGGTAGTTTCCCTTTGATTGGTGATACCGATGGCGGCGATTTGGTCGCCTTGAATACCGGCTTTCAATAAGGCTTCGCCGGTAACGCCGGCCTGTGTACTCCATATTTCCACCGGGTCATGTTCTACCCAGCCCGGTTGTGGGAAATATTGCTTAAATTCCTTTTGTGCAACGGCAACAATCTCTCCATCGTGATTGAAAATGATCGCCCTAGAACTCGTGGTGCCCTGGTCGAGCGCCATGATGTATTTATCTTCCATGCTCATAAGATGTTTGGTTCGTTAATCGGATAACGTGGTACATAGTTTTACGAGGTAGTAAGTTACAAAATAAATTAAATTGTTCAGTTTAATTTGCACGAACGTTGAAATAACTGTGCAAAGGGTATTGAGAGGGCTTGAATAAATAAAAGGTCCTGCTACCATGGAGCGGCGGCAGGACATTTATAATATGAATGATATCAACGTAATTTATTAATTACAGTTTTTTAGCGTCTTCCAAGAATTTCGCGAGGCCGATATCGGTGAGGGGGTGTTTCAGCAAGCCCAGGATAGAATCCAAGGGGCAAGTGCAAACATCGGCGCCGGCTTCGGCACATTTCACGATATGTAAAGGTGTGCGGATAGAAGCGGCCAGGATTTCGGTTTCGAAGCCTTGGATAGAGTAGATGTGGGCAATTTGTGAAATTAAGTCGATCCCATCCCAGTTACTATCATCGATGCGACCGATGAAAGGCGATACATATGTTGCTCCTGCTTTAGCAGCCAATATAGCTTGACCGGCGGAGAATACCAAGGTACAGTTTGTACGGATTTGGTTCTTGGTAAACCATTTGATGGCCTTGATACCATCTTTGATCATCGGCACTTTCACCACGATTTTCGGGTGGATCGCGGCTAATTTCTTTCCTTCTTCGATAATTCCTTCAAAATCTGTGGAGATAACTTCTGCGCTTACATCGCCATCCACTAATTCGCAGATAGTTTCATAGTGCTGCGCGATATTTTCTGCACCCTTGATGCCTTCTTTAGCCATTAAAGAAGGGTTGGTGGTTACACCGTCTAAAATACCCAGTTCCTGGGCTTCTTTAATCTGCGCTAAATTGGCCGTGTCAATAAAGAATTTCATGATTTTTCGTATTGTGACTTACAATTTGTAATGTTCCTGTTAAACAAGGGCTTTACCCTGGTGAAAGGCAACAAATTTCAGTCCAAATGTAAGTAAAAAAATATTGGAACTCATGCAAGTTTCCTAGCCTGGATCCTAATTATTTATTTATGATGAATGCCTGGTAATAGTCGGGAGAGATGGCAAATTATAGAGGGACGGTTGGGGTTTATGCCATAAAAAATGGCAAGTTACTTATATCGCACCGCTACAACCACCTACCCTTGCTACATTCCTGTCCTGGGGGAGTTCAGTAGGAGCTGGTCGTATAAGACTTGCCGATGCAAAGGTAATGAATTTCAATTAATAAGCAAATAAATTGGGAGGAAATTTTGGCGTTAAATGAATAGTTCCATTTGCATCATTCTATTACACTTATATATTTTGTTCAATAAAAAAACTGTTTAATGACAGTAAGCAGTTTAAAATAGTAAACAAAATAAAATAGGATGGGGCACTCACCTTCCCCGGAACGGATCTTTCACGGTGGTCGTATCCATGGGGCCCTGCTTAACAGGAATATCACTCAAAATACTCATCTGCGGATCACTTTTCAATGTTGCCCGGACTTTAACAAATTTGACTTCGCTTAACATGGGATCTACTAATAAATCATGACCGATTATTTTTCCGGCGGACTTTTCAAACCTGACCCGGTTCGTGTCTAGCGGGAATATTTTCCCGCTGCTGAAAATTCCTTCCACGTTCAGGTAATACCGGATTCCCAGCTTGAGGCTATCGGTATAATGATTAAAACGGATGCTATCCAAATAAGGTATCGCTAAATCACATGCTAGTACTTTACCCTTGGCATCTTTCGCTTCTATATCGAAATGTACCTGGTGATGATTGGCACGGCTGGCTTCCCGGTTAATAAGGATAACGCCGTTTTTAAACCGGGCTTGCGGAGAGGAAACAGATAAATGTTTCCAGCGGATGGGACCTTTTAATAAACCTTCGGTCTTAACACAGCTGCCATCATCGTAATGGAAAATAAAGCCGATCGATGTTTGGTCATACAGTTCTACCACGGCTTCCTTATCGAGAACGGCTTCGATCGAAAGAACTTTAGCCTGTGCCGCGAGATGATTCGGCCAGCATATTAACATGCCAGCCGATAATAAACATATAATAATTAGTTGCTTATTGATATATCCTAACATAATCTACTTCCATTTGTTGCGGGAACGCCGTGGAGTCCACCCCCATTTTACCGCCCCAGTTACCACCAACTGCTAAGTTCAATATTAAATAAAACTTCACATCGAAAGGCCAGGTATCTTTTCCTTTTCCCTCGTTCTGAAAGGTGAAATAATGATTGTTGTCAACAAACCAATCGATCTGCTGCTGATCCCATTCAATGGTGTAAATATGGAAACCGGATGTTGCGTTCGGCTCCGTGTATTGACCGGACTTCTGGGTATTGATAACATGGTTGTAACTTTTGGTATGCACCGTCCCATGGATGATACCCGGATCGTAGCCAACGTGTTCCATGATATCAATTTCTCCATCATCGGGCCAATGTAACTGCGGTACATCGGGAAGCATCCAAATTGCAGGCCAAGTTCCTTTGGCAGCAGGAAGTTTTGCTTTTACTTCTATTTTGCCATGATCCCATGAGGCGATACCTTTCGTCCATAATTTGGCGGATGTGTAAGTGTTCCCTTCAAAGTTTTCCTTGATGGCCCTGATCACCAGGTGGCCATCTTTCACAAATGCATTTTCTTTTTTATGATCCGTATAATATTGCAACTCGTTGTTGCCGAAGCCGTTCCCGCCAACATCGTACTTCCATTTTGCATCATCCGGCATGCCATCTTTATCAAATTCATCGCTCCAAACTAATTTCTCACCCGGGGACTTCTTGCAGGATGCGAGAAATGAAAAACAAGTAACGGTAAGAATAGCAGCAAGTACATAACGTGGAATAAATAATTTCATCTTGATTTATTTTAGTTTTTTAGCCATTATAATAATTAGGATGCCCATGCAGGCTATGATCCCGAAGGAAATACGTAAACTGGATGCCCCGGCAACAAAACCTATTAATGGAGGGCCCGTTAAGAAACCCATAAATCCCAGTGTTGAAACGGAAGCAATTGCCATGCTGGGTTGCATGCTTGTCGATTTTCCCGCGCGGCTGTACACCATCGGGATGATGTTCGAAACACCCAAGCCTACCAGGAAGAAACCGAGCGCCGCAAATATCACGGTTGGAAACATAACCGATAATACCAAGCCGCCCGCGCTCAAAATACCACTAACTACCAAGAGTTTTACTGCTCCCAACTTTTGCGCGATCCAATCCCCGGCAATCCTACCCGATGTTGTTGCCAAGGTATAAGCCGTAAAGCCGATCGTTACCTTGTTGGGGGAAACTTTCACTTCTTTTGCAAAATACACCCCGCTCCAGTCATACATTGCTCCTTCACAAATCATGCAAGAGAAAGCGATGATGCCTAAAATTAATAAATAATGGTCCGGTTTTACGAAGAAGGGTTGTTTGCTGGTTTTAGATCCGCTTTGATGCAAGGTATGCTTGGCGCTTACAAGGATTACCACGAGCACCAGGGCCGCCACAACCAAGAAATGTTGTAAGGGTGCCAAGTGCAAGTTTACCATCAATGTGCCGATGCTAGCGCCTGCTAAGCCCGCCAAGCTCCATATTGCATGGAAAGAAGACATGATCGTTCTACCGTATAACATTTCCAAGCCGACGGCCTGCGTATTGGTTGAAACATTTCCCATGTTGCCCATGAAGCCAAAGAAAAACAAGCAGGCAACCAATGCCCATACCGATGGCGCCCAACCGATCAGGCATAACAATGCTGCATATAATAAGGCGGCTGTAATCATTACGGGCCTGCTACCGATCTTGGCAATCAACCAGCCCGCTATCGGCAGCGATATTAATGAACCTACGGGGATGGCGAGCAAAACGCTTCCCAATTCAGCTTCCCCCAGTTGCAGGGATTCCTGTATGGCCGGTATCCTGGAAGTCCAGCTAGCGAAACATACACCGTGTAAAAAGAAGAATGCGCTGAGAGCAATGCGTGCGCGACGTTTGTAATCCATGGACATGTCAACAAAATATAAAGGAATTGCCAAAAGTCAAAGCAACATATATTATATATCCCCTGGTATTATTTGCAGGCTTTCATGGTATTCGGAGATCAACCTTTCCACGATCGATTCAACAGGAAGGATGTCATGAACCATTTCCAGGCTTTGCCCGGCTGTCCATAAATGTTGATAAGAACCGGGTTTGATGGCTTGTTCCAGTTTTTTCATCCCCCTCATTTGCACGAGCATTTTGAAATATTTCTTCGTACGGGGACTTCTCGATAGCATTTTCTCAAACCAATTTTGCTTATAACCCATCTTTTGGGCCATCGGTGTATTAATTACGTTGCAGGGCGTACCCGATAGTCTTTCGGTAAGAACGATATCTTCCATGCCGTATTCCACGATGGCTTCCTTGTAAGCATCGCTCACCGTAGCTTCGGCGCTGGCAATAAAGCGGGTGCCGATGGAAACGCCTTCCGCGCCGAGGATCGTTGCGCTGGCCATTTGTTGCCCGGTGGCAATACCTCCGGCCGCAACCACGGTTAAGCCGGGAAAGTTTTTTTTCAAGGCAGGTACCAAGATGTGCATGGGGTAGGGGCCGGCATGTCCGCCCGCGCCTGCACAAACCGCTATAAATCCGTCACAGCCTACCTCGGCAGCCTTTTCAGCATGTTTTAAGTTCGTAACATCGCATAACACCTTGGCGCCGTAGCTATGTGCGGCGCCGATTACTTCCTTGGGATTGCCGAGAGATGTTATATATAATGGTACCCGGGCCGAGGCACAGGCATCCAGGTGTTTTTTATATAAAGGATTCGTTTTCTGAACGATCAGGTTTACCCCGTAAGTGCCATGGTTGTTGTTCAGGCTGGTTTTATAATCGTTTAGCCGGGCCAGCAGGTCCGCCAATTCCCCGGCCTGGCGGAAATTCAAGGAAGGGAAAGTGCCCGCGATGCCGGCCTTCATAGCTGCTTTTACCATGGCTTCATTACTTACTAGAAACATGGGCGCCATGATGATCGGGTGCTGTATTGCGAGTAACCTGGCTAAAGAATGTTGCAAACCGGGAACATTTAAGGGTAAATAATTAAATAGATTAACTCCCCTGAAGGATTATGGTTCAACCAGGTGGTCAGAAAATTGCAGGTGTGCAGCCATCTGCCTGGCTACGTATTTACCCAGGATGTCGAACTCCAAGTTAACCGGGTTGCCGGCTTGCAATTGATGCATATTGGTATGCTCATATGTATAAGGTATAATGGCCACCGTAAACTCGGCATTGGTAATGTCGAACACCGTCAGGCTAATGCCGTTCAGGCAAATGGAGCCTTTCTCTACAATAAGTCCCGCGAATTGGGAAGGGTATTGGATACGGAATAACCAACTACCGTCTTGGGAAGCGACGGACAGGCATTTGCCGACTCCATCCACGTGGCCTTGGACCATGTGACCATCCAGGCGGCTGCTGGGGAGCATGGCCCTTTCCAGGTTAACCAAGTCATTGATGGCCAATGTTTTCAAGTTGGTTTTTTGTAATGTTTCATCAACGGCTACGACTTCGTATCCCTGGTCGTTGAGCGATGATACCGTCAGGCACACACCGTTATGGGCAAGGCTTTGGTCAACTTTCAATTCATTGCTGATGCTAGTTTCCAGCGAAAAAACCAAGTTTGTTCCTTCTTTCCTGATGGCCTTGATGCGGCCCATTGTTTCAATAATTCCTGTAAACATGAGATAACATTTTCCAAGATCGAATTTCGGACATTAGGATGTGAAATAATAATTTAACTTTGCCCGGCAAAAAGGGTTAAAAATAAATCTTCCTGGTTTTGGTATTTATTTGAAATATTAGTACCTTTGCCCTCTCTAAAAAACACGAAAAGGAGTATTATGTTAATTATCGATTCCAAAGATTGCGAAAACATCGACAAAGCGCTTAAAAAATATAAAAAGAAATTCGAAAAAGCACGTATTTTGTTGCAATTGAGAACTCGTCAATCATTTACTAAGCCATCAGTAAAGCGTCGTACGCAGGTATTGAAAGCAGTTTATAAACAACAAGTTGCTTCCGGTAAATTCGATATCTAATTTCGATTTTAATTTTATATTTATACGATACTTGATGATTGTAAGGTTTTTATTAACTTTACAATCATCATTTTTTTGTGGAAACAGCTACCATTTCGCAGTATATCGAACAATTCCTTGCTTACCTCGCCCTGGAGCGCAGGTACTCTGAACATACTGTTACCGCATACAGGAAGGATCTCGTCCAATTTCAAAGCTTTTTATACGTTACCTACGGGGAAGATATGCCCCTCGCCGCCATCGAGCATCCGCATGTTCGGAGCTGGATCGCTTCCGGGTTAAAAGATCAACAGAAAGTTACCGCCCGGACCATCAACCGCAAAATCTCGACACTTAAATCTTTTTTCAAATACGCGATGCGCCAAAGCTGGGTGCAACATTCCCCCTTGGCTAAAATTATTCCGCCGAAAGTCAACAAACGCCTGCCGATGTTTGTAGAAGTAGAGGGGATGGAAAAGATCAAGGATGGAATGGAGCGGGAAGTTGATGGTGAATTGGTCAGGGAGCCGCTATTTCCGGATGATTTTAACGGCATAACACAACAATTGGCGGTGGAAATATTTTACCAAACGGGTATCAGGTTGTCGGAGCTGATCTCGATAAAGGAACGTGATGTAGATGTTGCTAACCGCTATATCAAGGTGTTAGGCAAAGGCCGGAAAGAACGGATTATCCCGGTTCAACCCGAGCTACTTTCGATGATCGACGCCTATCTGAAAAGGAAATATTCCGAGTTGAAAGAGGTTGACGAAGAGATATTGCTCGTGAATGATAAAGGCCGTAAACTTTACCCGAAGTTTATTTACAGGGCAGTGAAAACCGTTTTATCGAAGGTTACCACGATCGAAAGGAAGAGTCCCCATATACTCAGGCATACATTCGCTACACATTTGACCAATAACGGGGCAGATCTCAATGCGATCAAGGAGTTACTAGGACATAGCTCCTTGGCATCCACGCAGGTTTACACCCATACGAAAATGGATCGGCTGAAAGAAGTACATAGCAAGGCGCATCCCAAGGCGTAAGTAATTAGCATAGCGAAAACTCATCTAGGACAACATATTCACCTTCATTAAACAGCTTGCATGGTTTACCGTGAACGCAAATATGAACTGCTTGAAACTCTTTACTGTAAAGGGATTTGAGGAGGGGATGTTACGTGTTTGGCTAATTGACAATAAGCAGGAAAGCAGGTGATCTTAGTCATTTTAACAAAATATTACGGGAATGTTAAGTATTATAATGGAAAGTTTGCTAAATTAGTAAAACAGTTCTTTTACATAAAAAAAGCACTATGATCTGTACTTTACGTATTTGAATCCAGATTGTTAAAAATTAAAAAAAAATGTGCTATGAATGTTCAAATCCAAACAGTGCGTTTCGATGCTGACGCAAAACTTGTTGATCACGTGAACAAGAAGATCCAGAAACTAGCCACCTTTTATGATCGTATCGTTAGTGTAGAAGTTTTCTTGAAATTGGATAATATAGCCCACCAGATCAAGGATAAGATCGCGGAAATTAAAGTCCATATTCCACGCCATGATTTCTTTGTAA includes the following:
- the fsa gene encoding fructose-6-phosphate aldolase, which encodes MKFFIDTANLAQIKEAQELGILDGVTTNPSLMAKEGIKGAENIAQHYETICELVDGDVSAEVISTDFEGIIEEGKKLAAIHPKIVVKVPMIKDGIKAIKWFTKNQIRTNCTLVFSAGQAILAAKAGATYVSPFIGRIDDSNWDGIDLISQIAHIYSIQGFETEILAASIRTPLHIVKCAEAGADVCTCPLDSILGLLKHPLTDIGLAKFLEDAKKL
- a CDS encoding NAD(P)H-dependent flavin oxidoreductase codes for the protein MQHSLARLLAIQHPIIMAPMFLVSNEAMVKAAMKAGIAGTFPSLNFRQAGELADLLARLNDYKTSLNNNHGTYGVNLIVQKTNPLYKKHLDACASARVPLYITSLGNPKEVIGAAHSYGAKVLCDVTNLKHAEKAAEVGCDGFIAVCAGAGGHAGPYPMHILVPALKKNFPGLTVVAAGGIATGQQMASATILGAEGVSIGTRFIASAEATVSDAYKEAIVEYGMEDIVLTERLSGTPCNVINTPMAQKMGYKQNWFEKMLSRSPRTKKYFKMLVQMRGMKKLEQAIKPGSYQHLWTAGQSLEMVHDILPVESIVERLISEYHESLQIIPGDI
- the glpK gene encoding glycerol kinase GlpK — translated: MEDKYIMALDQGTTSSRAIIFNHDGEIVAVAQKEFKQYFPQPGWVEHDPVEIWSTQAGVTGEALLKAGIQGDQIAAIGITNQRETTIVWDKKTGKPIHNAIVWQDRRTSEFCNQLKKEGWSEKIKAKTGLILDAYFSATKVKWILDNVEGARQRAENNELAFGTVDSWLVWNFTRGEHHITDVSNASRTMLYNIHDLKWDEELLELMDIPASMLPRVKSSSELYGHTVATITPYNIPIAGIAGDQQAALFGQMCLEPGMVKNTYGTGCFMMLNTGEKITDSQNNLLSTIAWQINGKTQYALEGSIFIGGAIVQWLRDGLGVIRHSAEVEKLAATVENTDGVYLVPAFAGLGAPYWNQDARGTIVGLTRGSSAAHIAKAALDSIAYQTMDVLNAMQSDAGIKLKELRVDGGATANNYLMQFQADMLNSKVIRPKIVETTALGAAYLAGLAVGYWKDIDSLKKQWLVDQEFEPAMTDEQRAPYVKGWKRAIHAAQAWTETDSK
- a CDS encoding MIP/aquaporin family protein; translated protein: MSPFLSEFIGTAILIILGDGVVANVLLNKSKGQNSGWIVITFGWAMAVYVGVFVTGQYSGAHLNPAVTIALAATTQFEWQQVPIYILAQVLGAIVGAVVVYLAYRQHFDETDDANAKLGIFCTAPAIRNYKFNVLTEVIGTFILILGVLYIVKPGVGLGALEAFPVAFLVLAIGLSLGGPTGYAINPARDLGPRIAHFLLPIKNKRDSDWSYSWVPIVGPIIGALIAAGLFIALQ
- a CDS encoding type IX secretion system plug protein — protein: MKKISALFNCFWLCLLISVQVLGQGGVSPDHVYLPNIKSVKFNQAGDFLTVPVMGLSNPSGLELNFDDLDNDVKSYFYTLVLCNQDWTPAQISPIEYLKGFSEVPIRDYKFSSIAFQRYTHYAVSIPNRNCMPKRSGNYLLKVYLDSDTSKLAFTRRLFVLDNKATISGYISQPVNPKFFNTHQKVNFAVNTQTLNVNNPFEQVKVVILQNNRWDNAIKNIKPMFLKGTVIEYNAENDCLFPGTKEWRWVDLRSFRLQTERVQKSDYRRNGTDIWVVPDQERSGTRYFYLKDINGQYFPGTLDNTDPNYEGDYAAVHFTYAAEQPYAGFNMYIYGEMTNYEYNDQFKMRYNTAKGVYETTLILKQGYYNYMYGLVDQFNNQGLQMDLTEGDSWETENNYTILVYYRALGGRADELVGRLVLNSIIDRR
- a CDS encoding glycoside hydrolase family 16 protein translates to MKLFIPRYVLAAILTVTCFSFLASCKKSPGEKLVWSDEFDKDGMPDDAKWKYDVGGNGFGNNELQYYTDHKKENAFVKDGHLVIRAIKENFEGNTYTSAKLWTKGIASWDHGKIEVKAKLPAAKGTWPAIWMLPDVPQLHWPDDGEIDIMEHVGYDPGIIHGTVHTKSYNHVINTQKSGQYTEPNATSGFHIYTIEWDQQQIDWFVDNNHYFTFQNEGKGKDTWPFDVKFYLILNLAVGGNWGGKMGVDSTAFPQQMEVDYVRIYQ
- a CDS encoding NAD(P)/FAD-dependent oxidoreductase, whose product is MIQPNIPDTTLPRIVVVGGGFAGISIVKALRKAPVQVILLDRNNYHLFQPLLYQVATAGLEPESIAFPLRGMFHKYKNVHFRMAEVRAVDTVNNILETGIGDIHYDYLVIASGSNTNFFGNKQVAENAIGMKSLIEAIQIRNYVLKQFEESLLLEKDEEISPKLNFVMVGGGPTGVELAGAFAELKKYILPRDYPELPIHLMNVFLIEAGPRLLNGFSDKLSNRTKEDLEKLGVKVMTNVAVKDYDGSTLTLSDGNTIKTQSLIWSAGVKGFPLKGLPGDSLLPNGRIVVDEFQLIQGLKNVYAIGDIAQLTNDPRFPKGYPMVAQVALQQGKNLGNNLLNFFRNKPMKPFKYKDLGSMATIGRNRAVTEFSGIQLTGYLAWLAWMVVHLLKLIGFRNKLVVFINWMYRYFTYDRGTRIIIKRGAANIVKLGKTVTQVDPSID
- a CDS encoding MFS transporter → MSMDYKRRARIALSAFFFLHGVCFASWTSRIPAIQESLQLGEAELGSVLLAIPVGSLISLPIAGWLIAKIGSRPVMITAALLYAALLCLIGWAPSVWALVACLFFFGFMGNMGNVSTNTQAVGLEMLYGRTIMSSFHAIWSLAGLAGASIGTLMVNLHLAPLQHFLVVAALVLVVILVSAKHTLHQSGSKTSKQPFFVKPDHYLLILGIIAFSCMICEGAMYDWSGVYFAKEVKVSPNKVTIGFTAYTLATTSGRIAGDWIAQKLGAVKLLVVSGILSAGGLVLSVMFPTVIFAALGFFLVGLGVSNIIPMVYSRAGKSTSMQPSMAIASVSTLGFMGFLTGPPLIGFVAGASSLRISFGIIACMGILIIIMAKKLK